In the Pedobacter cryoconitis genome, ATTGCCCTTATTGGCCAATACTTTGATTATGCCTTAGATAATGGTGATCCTTCTTATATCACCAGGGGTATTGCGCTGGCTGAAAAGATCAATGAGGCAAATTGCACTCAGCAGGAGCTGATTACCCTGCATTATTTTCTCTCCAATGGCTGGTTTTCCTTGCAGGGCTTTCAGCAAGTGCACCTAGATGCGGATTTGACACTCGGTCGGATGGAGATGACCAGAGGATTGTTTCACCTGCGGCGTTGCATTGCCTTTCCGGGTTTTCAGAACACACAAGCAGAACTTCAATGTCAGGCGTACACCAATCTGGGCAATCACTTTTCTCATGTGGGTCAGTTTATAGAGGCCATCCAATACTGGCGCAAGGCTTTGGAAATCATTCCATATTTCCCGATGGCTATGGGAAATATGGGCATGGGTTTGTACCGTTATGCTTCAGCACAGCATCTGGATACCCACAGGGATATTTTTGTCCACCAGGCCTACCAATGGCTAAAAGATGGGTATTCGCTTAGAAAATTTATCCATCCCTCTGCGGCAGGAGAATTTAGGAGTTTGCTTAGGGCGATCGAGAAAAACTGGCCGGAGGAGTTCTTGACCAGGAAGATGGATTTTTCCTTTGCACTTGGTAAGCAGCGAAAGATAAAGGAATATCGGGAATGGGGTATCGCCAATGGCCTTTACCTGAATCCGCTGAACGATCTGGGCGCTCTTGAACTGGCTTCCCATGATTGCCTGCACCTGCCATCAATAACTGTCTCGCTGGATTCCAGGCCCAAATATCATTCACTTTATAACCAGCTCAAGCAGGAATATGGGACGGCTAGGTTCCTATTTTACGAGGGCACGCAGCTGCCTGCCCATTCGTATTCCGACAAGGATATCAAGCTGGTGGATACCCTGGACTACGCTGATTACTCTTTCAACCTAGAAAAGGTGAAGATTGCCTACCGGCTGATTTATTCTATATTTGATAAAATTGCATACTTTCTCAATGATTACCTCGCAATTGGCATCCCTATAAACCAGATCAGCTTTCGCGTACTCTGGCATGCAGACCGTAAGGGCGAAACCATTAGGCCACAATTTTCAGGAAGTTCGAACCTGGCGCTTAAAGCTTTGTACTGGCTGAGCAGGGATCTTTTTGACAAAGGGAGCAACCAGGAGCTTCTGGAACCTGAGGCCAAGGAACTTGCCGACATCCGTAACCACATCGAGCACCGTTCCTTTAAGATCAAGCAGTATGGCAACTGGGGCGAGATAGAGGACGGCTTTACTTTTGCAATAGGCCGGGAGGAGTTTGAACAGAAAACGCTCAAACAGCTGAAACTGGCCAGGGCTGCACTGATTTATCTCTCGCTGGCCATCCATGAGGAGGAAAAGCACCGGGTGAGAAAGGGACATACAATCCCCTATTATCTCCCTGAT is a window encoding:
- a CDS encoding LA2681 family HEPN domain-containing protein, which codes for MKKKNKGIMSVDDGNPISITESIALIGQYFDYALDNGDPSYITRGIALAEKINEANCTQQELITLHYFLSNGWFSLQGFQQVHLDADLTLGRMEMTRGLFHLRRCIAFPGFQNTQAELQCQAYTNLGNHFSHVGQFIEAIQYWRKALEIIPYFPMAMGNMGMGLYRYASAQHLDTHRDIFVHQAYQWLKDGYSLRKFIHPSAAGEFRSLLRAIEKNWPEEFLTRKMDFSFALGKQRKIKEYREWGIANGLYLNPLNDLGALELASHDCLHLPSITVSLDSRPKYHSLYNQLKQEYGTARFLFYEGTQLPAHSYSDKDIKLVDTLDYADYSFNLEKVKIAYRLIYSIFDKIAYFLNDYLAIGIPINQISFRVLWHADRKGETIRPQFSGSSNLALKALYWLSRDLFDKGSNQELLEPEAKELADIRNHIEHRSFKIKQYGNWGEIEDGFTFAIGREEFEQKTLKQLKLARAALIYLSLAIHEEEKHRVRKGHTIPYYLPDMRQDYKI